Part of the Burkholderia sp. FERM BP-3421 genome, CGCGGTGAATCTCGACGCGAGCGCGCCGATCGCGAAGCGCGCGAACCTGACGATCGTCGGCGACGCGCGGGCGATCATCGCCGCGCTGATCGAGCAGGTGGGCGCGGCGCGCCGGCAGGGCCACGCCGCGCCGCGCGCGGCGCAACCGGAGGAGCTGGCCGCATGAACGACAACCGTACTCTCGAACGGATCGCCGTCCTGGTGTCGGTCGGCGTGCATCCCGTGAACGGCGCGCCGCGCTACGGCCGCAACGACGCATCCGCGCTCGTGCTCGGCCTGGCGCTCGCGGAACGCCATGCGGCGCGGCTCGACGTGTTCCACGCGGGCGACGCCGCGAATCCGGCGCTGGCCGACTATCTGGCGCTCGGCGCGCGCGAGGTCGAAGTGCTGCCGTGCGGCGCGGCCGATGACGCGGCCGCCGCGCTGGCGGCCCGGGTGCAGGGCTATGACCTGGTGCTGACCGGCACCCGCGCGGAAGGCGCGGGTGACAGCGGGATGCTGCCCTACCAGGTGGCGGCGGCGCTCGGTTGCCCCTGCATCGGCGCGGCGGTCGATCTCCAGGTCGACGCGGGCCGGGTCGCGGTGCGCCAGTTCCTGCCGAAAGGGTTGCGGCGGCGCGTCGACGCGCCGCTGCCGGCGCTCGTCGCCGTGCATCCGCTCGCGAACGCGCAGCCGCGCTATGCCTATGCGCGCCTGCGCGCGGGCAGCGTGAGCCCGTTGCGCGTGACGCCGCGCGCCGTGCCCGATGCCGGGGCCTGGTCGAACGGCCCCGTCGAACGCAAGCCGGTGCGCCTCGCGGCGGCCGAGAAGCGCTCGGGACATGCGCGGATGCTGTCCGCGACCACCACCGAAAGCCGCGGCGGAAACGTCGTAATTGAAGGGAGTTCGGTCGAAAAAGCACAAGTGATGCTGGCCTATTTGCGCGAGCATCAGCTCATCGACTATTGAGGCGCCGCCCCTCCATGCCTGTCGTCAACCCCCAGGAAAAGCAAGGAATCCGGAGCACACGATGAAAGTATCGGCAGACATTCGCGCACTGATCGAACGGCGAAAAGCGGGCTACAGTCTGGAGGCGCCGTTCTATCGCAGCGACGAGATCTTCGCGCTCGACATGGACGCGATTTTCCGCCAGCACTGGATCCAGGTCGGGGTCGAGCCCGATGTGCCCGAACCCGGTGACTATGTGACGGTGCAGCTCGGCGACGATTCGATCCTGATCGTGCGCGACGACGACATGGAGGTGCGCGCCTTCCACAATGTCTGCCGTCATCGCGGCGCGCGTCTGTGCAACGAGGGCAAGGGGTCGGTCGGCAACATCGTGTGCCCGTATCATAGCTGGACCTACAACCTGACGGGCCAGCTGATGTTCGCGGAGCACATGGGCGAGCAGTTCGACCGCTGCAAGCACAGCCTGAAGCCCGTGCATCTGGAGAACCTCGCGGGCCTGCTGTTCGTCTGCCTCGCGGAGACGCCGCCCGTCGATTTCGCGGTGATGCGCGCGGCGATGGAGCCGTACCTGCTGCCGCACGACCTGCCGAACACGAAGATCGCGGCGCAGGTCGACATCATCGAGCAGGGCAACTGGAAGCTGACGATGGAGAACAATCGCGAGTGCTACCACTGCGTCGCGAACCATCCGGAGCTGACGATCTCGCTGTACGAATACGGCTTCGGCTACCAGCCGTCGCCCGCGAACGCGGACGGCATGGCCGCGTTCGAGCGCACCTGCGCGGAGCGCGCCGAGCAATGGGCCGCGCTCGGTCTGCCGTCGGTGGAGGTCGACCGGCTCGGCGACACCACCGGCTTCCGCACGCAGCGGCTGCCGCTCGACCGCAGCGGCGAATCGCAGACGCTCGACGCGCGGGTCGCGTCGCGCGTGCTGCTCGGCGAGTTCCGGCAGTCCGACCTGGGCGGCCTGTCGTTCTGGACCCAGCCGAATTCGTGGCACCACTTCATGAGCGATCACATCGTCACGTTCTCGGTGATCCCGCTGTCGGCGGGCGAGACGCTCGTGCGCACCAAGTGGCTCGTGCACAAGGAGGCGAAGGAAGGCATCGACTACGACGTGAAGAACCTGACGGCCGTGTGGAACGCGACCAACGACCAGGACCGCGCGCTCGTCGAATACTCACAGCGCGGCGCGGCGAGCAGCGCCTACGAACCGGGGCCGTACTCGCCGTATACCGAGGGGCTGGTCGAGAAGTTCTCGGCCTGGTACATCGGCCGTCTGGCCGCGCGGATCGCCGCATAGCGGGAGGGGGCGACAGATGATGCGAGATGTCGAGAATTTCGAGCCGGCCGACAGCCGCGTAAGCCGTCCCGCGTTCTGGCGCGCGCTGCCCGGCTGCTGGAACAGCGACGAAGAGGATGCGCTCGTGTGCTGCCAGGTGCGCCAGGAGACGCACGACGTGAAGAGCTTCTTCTTCCGTTCGCCGGCCGGGCGCGCCTTCGCGTTCGAGCCGGGGCAGTTCATCACGCTCGAAATCGAGATCGACGGCGAGCGCGTGAATCGCTGCTACACGATCTCGTCGTCGCCCGCGCGCCCGCACACGCTGTCGATCACGGTGAAGCGCGTGCCGGGCGGCACGGTGTCGAACTGGCTGCACGACAACCTGCAACCGGGCGCGTCGATCCGCGTGCTCGGCCCGGCGGGCGAATTCACCTGCGCGCGGCATCCGGCGCGCAAGTACCTGTTCCTGTCGGCCGGGTCCGGCATCACGCCGCTGATGTCGATGAGCCGCGCGCACCACGATCTCGCGGAGGACCGCGACATCGTGTTCGTGCACAGCGCGCGCACGCCGGACGACATCATCTTCGCGCGCGAGCTGGAATTGATCGCGGCGAGCCAGGCGAACTTCCGCACCGCGTTCGTGTGCGAGCGCGTCGGCGCGCGCACGCACTGGCACGGCGTGACGGGCTTCCTGTCGCTGTCCCTGCTGAAGCTGATGGCGCCGGATTTCATGGAGCGCGAGATCTTCACGTGCGGCCCCGCGCCGTACATGAAGGCGGTGCGCGACCTGCTCGACGAAGCGGGCTTCGCGCGCAGCCGCTATCACGAGGAAAGCTTCTCGTTCGAGACGCTGGCCGCGGAGGCGGCGGTCGACGCGTCGCCCGCCGCCGCGGAAGCCACCGACGCGGCGCAGTACACGGTGAGCTTCGCGAAGAGCCGGCGCGAGATCCATTGCGGCGCGGGCCAGCACGTGCTCGACGCCGCGCGGCAGGCCGGCGTGCGTCTGCCGGCCTCCTGCACGCAGGGCATGTGCGGCACCTGCAAGGTCAAGCTCGTCGAGGGGCAGGTCGAGATGAAGCACAACGGCGGGATCCGCCAGCGCGAGATCGATCAGGGCATGGTGCTGCTCTGCTGCAGCAAGCCGCTGTCGGATCTCGTGATCGACAAGTGACGCCGGGCGTGGCGGCGCGCGTCGCCGCCGGGCAAGGACGTGTCGCAAAAGAACGGTCGCGCGAATTTGTGGTTGAGGATGCTGGAACCTGAGAGGCGTTGCATTGTTCCCCCACCCCAAGGAGATCGACCATGAAACTTCTCGCCAGACTGCTGTGTGGCGGCGCGCTGTCCGCCCTGCTGGTCGCGGCCGCGCCGGTGCTCGCGGATGCGAAGCCGACGCTCAGGATCGGCTACGTCGAGGGCTGGGACGACAGCGTCGCGACCACCAACGTCGCCGCGCGGATCATCGAGAAGCGGCTCGGCTATCCGGTGCAGCTCGTGCCGGTGGCGGCGGGCGTGATGTGGCAGGGCGTGGCGCGCGGCGACCTCGATGCGACTCTGTCCGCCTGGCTGCCGGTCACGCAGGGCGCGTACTGGGATCAGTTCAAGACCAAGGTGGTGAACCTCGGCACGAACTTTCCCGATGCGCGGATCGGGCTGATCGTGCCCGACTACGTGAAGGCGAAGCGCATCGACGAGCTGGGCGCGGAGAAGGCCGACTTCGGCGGCCGCATCGTCGGCATCGACGCCGGCGCGGGCGTGATGCGCAAGACCGACGACGCGATCAGGAACTACGGCCTCGGCTACACGCTGATGGCCAGCTCGGGCGGTGCGATGACGGCGGAGCTGGCGCGCTCGATCCACGCGAACCGCCCGGTGGTGGTCACGGGCTGGGCGCCGCACTGGATGTTCGCGAAATGGAAGCTGCGCTTCCTCGACGATCCGAAGAAAGTCTACGGCGAGGCCGAACACGTCGACAGCGTCGCGAATCCGGGCCTCGAAACCAAGGCGAAACCGGTCGCGGCGTTCCTGCGGAAATTCCAGTGGAAACCGGGCGAGATCGACGGCGTGATGCTCGCGATCCGGAGCGGCGCGAAGCCCGATGCGGCCGCCGATGCGTGGATCGCCGCGCACGCGGATCGCGTGAACGAATGGGTCGCTGCCGCGCCATGAAGCCGTCTCGATCGTCATCGCGCGAAAGAGTGGAATTCATGGTGAGGATGGCGAATTAAATTTCACGAATCGCGTAATTTCTCGATAAAAACAGACGTTTTCTGGACTTCCGAACACATACGTTGTTAAACTATGTGATTGTGCGACGTCTTCACAGGGGGATTTGGATGAGTCACGCAGGGCTGCGAACATGCCGCGCAGACACGGTCGGAGACACGATCTCACATGATGTGAAGGGCCACACGCTGCATCGTGGCCTGACCTGGAAGGATGCATTCTGGGTCACGAGCGGTGTGCCTGCGGGCGTGCTGTTCACGATCGGCGGCGTGTGCGCCACGGTAGGCCAACCCGCGTGGGCGATCTGGATCGCCGCGATCACGATGGGCCTGGTTCAAAGCGCGACTTATGCGGAAATCTCCGGGCTGTTTCCCCATAAATCGGGCGGCGCGTCGGTGTACGGCGCGATTGGATGGGTGCGATACAGCAAGCTGATCGCCCCGGTTTCGGTGTGGTGCAACTGGCTCGCGTGGTCGCCAATGCTGGCGCTGGGCTGCGGGCTGGCCGCGAGCTACGCGCTCACGAGCCTGTTCCCGGCCGACGCCGCGATCCAGCACTGGCAATGGACCCTTGCCGACCTCGGTTTCATCAAGCCCGGCCTCACCCTGCGGATCAACGCGACCTTCGTGATCGCGGCGCTCCTGCTTCTCGTCACGTTCAAGCTGCAGCACAGCGGGGCCGCCAAGGCCGCGCGCACGCAGCGCATCCTCGGCATCGCCTCGCTCACGCCGCTGCTCATCGTCGGCATCGTGCCGTTCGTCACGGGCGACGTGCCCATGTCGAATCTCCTGCCGCTGTTGCCGCTCGGTCACGACGCGAACGGCCAGCTCACCGCCGCGTCGTTCGGCAGCTGGAACGGCCAGGGCGTCGTGATGGCGCTCGGCGCGATGTTCATGGCCGGTTGGGCCTCCTACGGATTCGAGACGGCGGTCTGCTACACGCGCGAATTCCGCGATCCGCGCCGCGACACCGCGAAGGCGATTTTCTGGTCGGGCGCGCTGTGCCTGGTCGTGATGACGCTGGTGCCGCTGGCGTTCCAGGGCGCGCTCGGCACGGCGGCGATGCTCGATCCGAAGATCGGCGACGGCACGGGCGTCGCGGCCGCGATGGCGAAGATCGTCGGCGGCGGCGCGTGGATCGCGAACGCGGTCGTCGTGATGCTGATGCTGTCGATCCTGCTGATCGTGATGACCTCGATGATGGGTTCGTCGCGCACGCTGTATCAGGCGTCGGTCGACGGCTGGCTGCCCAAGTACCTGTCGCAGGTGAACGAGCACGGCTCGCCGACGCGCGCGATGTGGACCGACCTCGGGTTCAACCTCGTCCTGCTGATGATGTCGGACTACATGACCGTGCTGTCGATCTCGAACGTCTGCTACATGCTGTTCGTGTTCCTGAATCTTCAGTCGGGCTGGATTCATCGCATGGACCGCGGCGGCTGGGAGCGGCCGTTCCGCTGCCCGACCTGGCTGCTGGCGCTGGGCGCGCTGTGCGGGTTCGCCAATCTCGTCTACGTGGGCGCGGGCGCGAACCTGCAAGGCGAGGGCACGCTGCGCAACGGGCTGATCGCGATGTTGCTGATCGTGCCGGTGTTCCTGTATCGCCATTACTGGCAGGATCGCGGGCGTTTCCCGGAGCAGATGCGGCGCGACGTGGTGTTGGCGGTGCCGGCGCGCAGCCGCTGGTTCGATGCTGCGCCATACGCGACGCTCGCGGGCGCGGCGCTGACTATCGGCGTCGCCTATTACTTTGCCTGGGTCAGGTAGGTCTGCGAAGAAATGCGGTGAACGAAGGCCCGGGTGCGGTTCAACCCGGGCCTTCTGGTTTTGAGGCGCGGTGGTGCGCGACGATCAGCGGGCTTCGCGCGCGGCCGCTCAGGGCGCACCTGCTTCGTGATACACCGCGTCATCCTCGTCGAGCGTGTGCGTGAAGCTCGCCGGCACCATCACCCGGCGCGATGGATCCGCGTCACCGGCGTCGAGCAGCGCGTATGCCTCCGCCATCATCTTCTGAACATCCTGGCGCAGCATCGTCACGTCGAACGGTAGATGCGCGGCGAAAGGATCCCAGTCGAAGCAGCCGACCACCGCATCGCGCCACGCGGCGGCGGGCAGATCCGACGTGAACTGCACGAGCCCCTCGAACGCCGTGATCGAGTTCATCAGCACGCCGGCCGGAAAGTGACCCAGCGCGCCGCGACGCTGAGCGAGCGCGTGACGCGCGGCCGCGGGACTATAGCCGCAGCAGTCGATCGCGTCCGGCGCGGGCGCGGCGAGTCCACGTTGGTCGAAGGCGTCGCGGAAGCCGGCGATCCGTTCAGCGGTCGCGTATTCGCCGGCGATGCCGCCCAGCATGACCAGCGCCGCCGGGGGCGCGCCACGCGCCAGCAGCTTGTCGAGCAGGACCCCGGCAAGCCGCGCGGCGCCGGCGCGGTTGTCCGTCACCACCGACGGCGCGCCCGCGCCGGGCAGGTCGAGATTCACGCACGGCACGCCCGCGTCCGCACAGAGCAGGTTGAGCGGCTCCGGGTCGCGCACGCCCGCGATGAATAGCAGTTCGACGCGTTGCGCGAGCAAGGTCCGCACGACGTCATGCTCGACCGTCGCGTCGCGCTGCGTGCCGACCACGATCGGGCATAAGCCGCGCTGACGCGCGTGGTCCTCGAAGTGCTGCGCGAGCCCCGCGAAGAAGCGGTTGCGATAGTGTGGAATGATCATGCCCGCGAGCCCCGAGCGCGACAGGCGCAGGCCGCGCGCGCTGAGGTTCACGTGATAGCCGAGTGCGCGCGCGCTCGCGAGAATGCGCTGCGCGGTCTCCTCCTTGATGCGATAGCGCGCCCAGGTGCCGTTCAGCACCATGCTGACCGTCGACGTGGACGCGCCCGTCGCCTTCGCGATGTCGTAGATCGTGGACTTGCGTCCGCCATTGCCGCTCTTCATCTGCCACCCTCGGTCTGTTTGTTCTCGTTGCGTGCCCCAACTCACGGGATGTCAGGGTTTTCCCATGCTTACAACGGAAGCTGAATGGATTCAGCATACACGAAACCAAAGAGCTGAATCCATTCAGCAAACCCGAAGGTGGAATTTTAAAATTGGGCGGTCGCGCCCGCTGGAGGAGACATGTCGACGAGCATCGTGCGCGCGCTGTGCGCGGGAATCATCGCCTTGGCGCTGACGGCCGGTCCGGCCGTCGGCTCGCCGGACCAACCGGTGATCGGCGTGGTGGTGAAGGTGGGCGGCATTCCGTGGTTCAACGCGATGGAGGCCGGCATCCGCAAGCGTGCGGCGCAACTCGGCGTGAAGGCTTTCATGATCGGGCCGACGAGCGCGGATCCGGCGCTCCAGGTGCGGGCGATCGAGGACTTGATCGCGCAGCGCGTCGACGTGATCGGCGTCGTGCCGAACGATGCCCAGGTGCTGGAGCCGGTGCTGCAGCGCGCCCGCGCCGCCGGCATCAAGGTGATCACGCACGAATCGCCGCGCCAACAGAACGCGGACTGGGATTTCGAACTGGCCTCCGCGAAGGGATTCGGCGAGGCCTACGCGAAGAAGCTTGCGCAGGCGCTGGGCGGCACGGGCGAATACGCGGTCTTCGTCGGGTCGCTCACGGTGCCGCTGCACAACGCGTGGGCGGATGCCGCCATCGCGTATCTGAAGGCGAATCAGCCGGGCATGAAGCTCGTGGGCGACCGCTATGGCGTGGCCGAGGACGTCGATGCTTCACGCCGGACCGCGCTCGACCTGATGCGCGCGCATCCGAACCTGAGGGCGATTCTGGCATTCGGCAGCCAGGGGCCGATCGGCGCCGCGCGCGCGGTGGCCGAACGCAATGCGAAGGGCAAGGTGTTCGTGCTGGGCCCGTTCTCGCCGGGGCAGGGCCGGCGTCTCGTCCACGACGGCGTGTTGAGCGGCGGTTACATGTGGAATCCCGAGCAGGCGGGCGAGGTGTTCGTCACGCTCGGCACGATGGTCGCGAAGGGGCAGCCGATCAAGGACGGCATGACGATTCCGGGCCTTGGCGTCGTCCACCCCGTCGGGCATACGCTGATCGTCGATCAACTGGTCGAGTTGAACGCCGCGACGGTCGACGCACTCGCGAAGCAAGGGCTGTGAGCGTCGCCGTGCAGCGACCCGACAGGAGGACGACGATGCGCTCCGTGATGCCGAACGAATCGAGCCCGCCCGTCGTGGCCGGGTGCGCGCCGCTGCTCGCACTCGATAACGTGTCGAAGTGCTTCGGTGGCGTGCATGCGCTGCGGCAGGTGCGGTTCGACGTGATGCCCGGCGAGGTGCTGTGTCTCGCGGGAGAAAACGGTTGCGGCAAGAGCACGCTGATCAAGATCGTGAGCGGCGTCCACGCGCCGGAACCGGGCGCGCGCATCTGCTTCGACGGCCGTCGGCTCGACCGGCTCGATCCGGCCGTCGCGCGCGCGCTCGGGATCCAGGTGATCTGGCAGGATCTCGCGCTGTTCGCGGATCTCACGGTGGCCGAGAACATCGCGTTCGAATACAACCTCGGGGCGCGGCCGCGCCTGGTCGATGACCGCCGGACGGCGGCTGCCGCGGCGCGCATTCTCGAACGGCTCGGCGTGCCGCTCGCGCTCGATGCGCCCGTGCGCGCGCTGTCGATCGCGCAGCGGCAGACCGTCGCGATTGCCCGTGCGCTCGTCGCCGATGCGCGGCTCGTGTTCATGGACGAACCGACCGCGTCGCTCAGCCATGCCGAGACGCGCGCATTGCTCGCGATCGTGCGGCGGCTGTCGGACGACGGCATCGCCGTGGTGTTCGTGAGCCATCGGCTCGCCGAAGTGCTCGACGTGTGTACCCGGGTCACGGTGATGCGCGACGGCGCGCTGGTCGGCAGCTTCCCGACCGCGGGCATGACCCAGGCGCGCCTCGCGGAGCTGATGACGGGCCGCCGCCTCGACGATGCGGTGCGTGCAGCCGATCGCGCCGATGCGCCCGTCGTGCTCGAGGTCGACGGTCTGTCCCGACATGGCGAGTACGACGACGTGTCGTTCGCGCTGCGCCGGGGGGAGATCCTCGGCGTGACGGGCCGGCTCGGCGCGGGCCGCACCGAGCTTGCGCTGTCGTTGTTCGGCATGACCCGGCCGACGGCCGGCGCGATCCGGCTCGAAGGCCGGCCGCTCGCGCTCGCGTCCAATCGCGACGCGATCCGCGCCGGCATCGCGTACGTGTCGGAAGACCGCTTGCAGCTCGGGCTCGTGCAGGCGCAGTCGATCGGCGACAACACGGTGCTGGCCGTACTCAAGCGCCTGCTCGGCGCGGCGGGGCTGATCTCGCCGCGCCGTCGCGCCGTGCTCGTCGACGACTGGATCGGCCGGCTCGCGGTCAGGGTCGGTCGCGTGGACGATCCGGTGTCGACGCTGTCGGGCGGCAACCAGCAGCGCATCGTGCTGGCGAAATGGCTGGCCGCCGGGCCGAAGGTGCTGATCCTCGATGCGCCGACGGTCGGCGTCGACGTCGGCGCGCGCGCGGGCATTTTCGCGATCGTGCGCGAGCTGGCCGCCGGCGGCATGGCGATCCTGCTGATCTCCGACGAAATTCCCGAGGTGTACTTCAACGCCGACCGGATCCTGCACATGCGCGACGGCCGCATCGTCGCGCAATACGTGCCGGGCGCGGTCGACATCGATCAGATCGAGCGGGACGTCCATGCGTGAATCCATCCGACCCTCGGCATTCGGCGCGGTCGAGCGGCTGCTGTGCGCGGTCATCGTGCTGATGGCGCTCGGCCTCGCGCTCGCCTCGCCGGCGTTCCTCACGGTGTCGAACCTGTTCGACCTCCTGAACCAGAGCGCGGTCAACCTGATCTTCGCGGCCGGCCTGCTGGTCGTGCTGATCGCGGGCGGCATCGACATCTCGTTCGCGGTCGGCGCATCGGTCGTCCAGTATCTGACCGCGCTGACCATGATGCGGCTCGGCGGCGGCAACTGGGCGCTCGGTTTTGCCGCCGCGGCCGGCTACGGGGCGCTGCTCGGGGCGTTCAACGCCACGCTCGTGCAGCGCTTTCGCATCGTGTCGATCGTTGCGACGATCGCCACCTTCAACCTGTTCTTCGGCGGCCTGATGTTCGCGACGGGCGGTGTGTCGATCTACGATCTGCCGGACTGGTGGACCCGCCGCGTGTCGCTCGTGCGGGTCGAGACGGCGGGCGGCGTCGCCGACCTCGCGCTGCCGGCCGGCGTGATGGCCGTGGTGGTGGCCGCGACCTGGTTCCTGCTCGCGCGCACGACGACCGGCCGGCAGTTGTACGCGGCGGGCGATAACCCGGAGGCTGCGCGCCGCATCGGCATTCCGATCGGCGCGATGCACTACATCGCGTACGGCTGGCTCGGGATGACGGCGGGCATCGCCGGATTGATGCAGGCGCACGACGTGCAGGAAGTGGTGCCCAACGCGCTCTACGGGCGCGAACTCGACGTGCTCGCGGCCGTGGTGCTCGGCGGCGCGCGGTTGGGCGGCGGGCGCGGCAGCGTGCCCGGCGCGGTGCTCGGGATCCTGCTGGTGTCGTTGACCGCGAACGGGCTCAACCTGCTCGGCATTTCGCCGTACGCCTTCAAGATGATTGTCGGCGCGATCATTCTCGCCGCGATCACGTTGTCCGGCGAGCGCGTCACCCGTCTGTTCGGCGCGCGTCGCGTCGTGTCGCCCCGTGCCGGAGGTCGGCCATGAATTCCCGTTCTCCCCGGCGCG contains:
- a CDS encoding aromatic ring-hydroxylating oxygenase subunit alpha is translated as MKVSADIRALIERRKAGYSLEAPFYRSDEIFALDMDAIFRQHWIQVGVEPDVPEPGDYVTVQLGDDSILIVRDDDMEVRAFHNVCRHRGARLCNEGKGSVGNIVCPYHSWTYNLTGQLMFAEHMGEQFDRCKHSLKPVHLENLAGLLFVCLAETPPVDFAVMRAAMEPYLLPHDLPNTKIAAQVDIIEQGNWKLTMENNRECYHCVANHPELTISLYEYGFGYQPSPANADGMAAFERTCAERAEQWAALGLPSVEVDRLGDTTGFRTQRLPLDRSGESQTLDARVASRVLLGEFRQSDLGGLSFWTQPNSWHHFMSDHIVTFSVIPLSAGETLVRTKWLVHKEAKEGIDYDVKNLTAVWNATNDQDRALVEYSQRGAASSAYEPGPYSPYTEGLVEKFSAWYIGRLAARIAA
- a CDS encoding electron transfer flavoprotein subunit beta/FixA family protein; this translates as MNDNRTLERIAVLVSVGVHPVNGAPRYGRNDASALVLGLALAERHAARLDVFHAGDAANPALADYLALGAREVEVLPCGAADDAAAALAARVQGYDLVLTGTRAEGAGDSGMLPYQVAAALGCPCIGAAVDLQVDAGRVAVRQFLPKGLRRRVDAPLPALVAVHPLANAQPRYAYARLRAGSVSPLRVTPRAVPDAGAWSNGPVERKPVRLAAAEKRSGHARMLSATTTESRGGNVVIEGSSVEKAQVMLAYLREHQLIDY
- a CDS encoding substrate-binding domain-containing protein, whose amino-acid sequence is MSTSIVRALCAGIIALALTAGPAVGSPDQPVIGVVVKVGGIPWFNAMEAGIRKRAAQLGVKAFMIGPTSADPALQVRAIEDLIAQRVDVIGVVPNDAQVLEPVLQRARAAGIKVITHESPRQQNADWDFELASAKGFGEAYAKKLAQALGGTGEYAVFVGSLTVPLHNAWADAAIAYLKANQPGMKLVGDRYGVAEDVDASRRTALDLMRAHPNLRAILAFGSQGPIGAARAVAERNAKGKVFVLGPFSPGQGRRLVHDGVLSGGYMWNPEQAGEVFVTLGTMVAKGQPIKDGMTIPGLGVVHPVGHTLIVDQLVELNAATVDALAKQGL
- a CDS encoding hybrid-cluster NAD(P)-dependent oxidoreductase, translated to MMRDVENFEPADSRVSRPAFWRALPGCWNSDEEDALVCCQVRQETHDVKSFFFRSPAGRAFAFEPGQFITLEIEIDGERVNRCYTISSSPARPHTLSITVKRVPGGTVSNWLHDNLQPGASIRVLGPAGEFTCARHPARKYLFLSAGSGITPLMSMSRAHHDLAEDRDIVFVHSARTPDDIIFARELELIAASQANFRTAFVCERVGARTHWHGVTGFLSLSLLKLMAPDFMEREIFTCGPAPYMKAVRDLLDEAGFARSRYHEESFSFETLAAEAAVDASPAAAEATDAAQYTVSFAKSRREIHCGAGQHVLDAARQAGVRLPASCTQGMCGTCKVKLVEGQVEMKHNGGIRQREIDQGMVLLCCSKPLSDLVIDK
- a CDS encoding APC family permease; translation: MSHAGLRTCRADTVGDTISHDVKGHTLHRGLTWKDAFWVTSGVPAGVLFTIGGVCATVGQPAWAIWIAAITMGLVQSATYAEISGLFPHKSGGASVYGAIGWVRYSKLIAPVSVWCNWLAWSPMLALGCGLAASYALTSLFPADAAIQHWQWTLADLGFIKPGLTLRINATFVIAALLLLVTFKLQHSGAAKAARTQRILGIASLTPLLIVGIVPFVTGDVPMSNLLPLLPLGHDANGQLTAASFGSWNGQGVVMALGAMFMAGWASYGFETAVCYTREFRDPRRDTAKAIFWSGALCLVVMTLVPLAFQGALGTAAMLDPKIGDGTGVAAAMAKIVGGGAWIANAVVVMLMLSILLIVMTSMMGSSRTLYQASVDGWLPKYLSQVNEHGSPTRAMWTDLGFNLVLLMMSDYMTVLSISNVCYMLFVFLNLQSGWIHRMDRGGWERPFRCPTWLLALGALCGFANLVYVGAGANLQGEGTLRNGLIAMLLIVPVFLYRHYWQDRGRFPEQMRRDVVLAVPARSRWFDAAPYATLAGAALTIGVAYYFAWVR
- a CDS encoding sugar ABC transporter ATP-binding protein, with translation MRSVMPNESSPPVVAGCAPLLALDNVSKCFGGVHALRQVRFDVMPGEVLCLAGENGCGKSTLIKIVSGVHAPEPGARICFDGRRLDRLDPAVARALGIQVIWQDLALFADLTVAENIAFEYNLGARPRLVDDRRTAAAAARILERLGVPLALDAPVRALSIAQRQTVAIARALVADARLVFMDEPTASLSHAETRALLAIVRRLSDDGIAVVFVSHRLAEVLDVCTRVTVMRDGALVGSFPTAGMTQARLAELMTGRRLDDAVRAADRADAPVVLEVDGLSRHGEYDDVSFALRRGEILGVTGRLGAGRTELALSLFGMTRPTAGAIRLEGRPLALASNRDAIRAGIAYVSEDRLQLGLVQAQSIGDNTVLAVLKRLLGAAGLISPRRRAVLVDDWIGRLAVRVGRVDDPVSTLSGGNQQRIVLAKWLAAGPKVLILDAPTVGVDVGARAGIFAIVRELAAGGMAILLISDEIPEVYFNADRILHMRDGRIVAQYVPGAVDIDQIERDVHA
- a CDS encoding LacI family DNA-binding transcriptional regulator, whose protein sequence is MKSGNGGRKSTIYDIAKATGASTSTVSMVLNGTWARYRIKEETAQRILASARALGYHVNLSARGLRLSRSGLAGMIIPHYRNRFFAGLAQHFEDHARQRGLCPIVVGTQRDATVEHDVVRTLLAQRVELLFIAGVRDPEPLNLLCADAGVPCVNLDLPGAGAPSVVTDNRAGAARLAGVLLDKLLARGAPPAALVMLGGIAGEYATAERIAGFRDAFDQRGLAAPAPDAIDCCGYSPAAARHALAQRRGALGHFPAGVLMNSITAFEGLVQFTSDLPAAAWRDAVVGCFDWDPFAAHLPFDVTMLRQDVQKMMAEAYALLDAGDADPSRRVMVPASFTHTLDEDDAVYHEAGAP
- a CDS encoding glycine betaine ABC transporter substrate-binding protein, with translation MKLLARLLCGGALSALLVAAAPVLADAKPTLRIGYVEGWDDSVATTNVAARIIEKRLGYPVQLVPVAAGVMWQGVARGDLDATLSAWLPVTQGAYWDQFKTKVVNLGTNFPDARIGLIVPDYVKAKRIDELGAEKADFGGRIVGIDAGAGVMRKTDDAIRNYGLGYTLMASSGGAMTAELARSIHANRPVVVTGWAPHWMFAKWKLRFLDDPKKVYGEAEHVDSVANPGLETKAKPVAAFLRKFQWKPGEIDGVMLAIRSGAKPDAAADAWIAAHADRVNEWVAAAP
- a CDS encoding ABC transporter permease: MRESIRPSAFGAVERLLCAVIVLMALGLALASPAFLTVSNLFDLLNQSAVNLIFAAGLLVVLIAGGIDISFAVGASVVQYLTALTMMRLGGGNWALGFAAAAGYGALLGAFNATLVQRFRIVSIVATIATFNLFFGGLMFATGGVSIYDLPDWWTRRVSLVRVETAGGVADLALPAGVMAVVVAATWFLLARTTTGRQLYAAGDNPEAARRIGIPIGAMHYIAYGWLGMTAGIAGLMQAHDVQEVVPNALYGRELDVLAAVVLGGARLGGGRGSVPGAVLGILLVSLTANGLNLLGISPYAFKMIVGAIILAAITLSGERVTRLFGARRVVSPRAGGRP